A region from the Niveispirillum cyanobacteriorum genome encodes:
- a CDS encoding phytase has translation MRPLIPLALILMLAACGQEPAAPVAASAPLPLVKPVAETVPGLPDGGAKGDADDPSFWLHPDDPARSLVITAAKGAGLRVYDLQGKLVQRIDAETEGRYNNVDVAYGLKRPDGSTIDIAVASDRGRDRLMVWAIDPANPAAPLTDITDPTQGQVFPTRLSPDGMAEVTNPVADQASAYGLTLWKDKATGEVRAVVAQRNAARLAEQRLVIRADGTVGHERTRHWDFPTTHKGQDLTAENDNDPALDWQPQFEGLVVDEEAGILFAGQEDVGLWRVNLTTGKADDQPFYETRGSVKSPFNSQDSKVARDVEGLALYRGADGTGYLIASSQGDAHGDEKAPDAAGLDDSFAIFERGGHNRYLGSFKLTANGAIDAGQECDGAELISIPLPGYPAGLLVVQDGYNDDLNGLNGEPEATNFKYISWAELVAAMPQLTVKAGGWSPR, from the coding sequence ATGCGCCCCCTGATCCCGCTCGCCCTGATCCTGATGCTCGCTGCCTGCGGCCAGGAACCTGCCGCCCCGGTGGCCGCTTCCGCTCCCCTCCCTCTGGTGAAACCAGTGGCGGAAACGGTACCCGGACTGCCCGATGGCGGGGCAAAGGGCGATGCCGATGATCCGTCCTTCTGGCTGCACCCGGACGACCCGGCCCGCAGTCTGGTGATTACGGCGGCCAAGGGGGCGGGATTGCGGGTTTATGACCTTCAGGGCAAGCTGGTGCAGCGGATCGATGCCGAGACTGAGGGACGCTACAACAATGTCGATGTCGCCTATGGGCTGAAGCGCCCCGACGGATCGACCATCGACATTGCGGTCGCCAGCGACCGGGGCCGCGACCGGCTGATGGTGTGGGCCATTGATCCGGCCAACCCGGCGGCCCCCCTGACCGATATCACCGACCCCACCCAGGGACAGGTCTTCCCCACCCGCCTGTCGCCGGACGGGATGGCGGAGGTGACGAACCCCGTTGCCGATCAGGCCAGCGCCTATGGCCTGACCCTGTGGAAGGACAAGGCAACGGGGGAGGTGCGGGCCGTGGTGGCGCAGCGCAACGCGGCCCGTCTGGCCGAACAGCGTCTGGTGATCCGGGCCGACGGCACGGTCGGACATGAGCGTACCCGCCACTGGGACTTCCCCACCACCCACAAGGGCCAGGACCTGACCGCCGAGAACGACAATGACCCGGCCCTGGACTGGCAGCCGCAGTTCGAGGGGCTGGTGGTGGATGAGGAAGCGGGCATCCTGTTCGCAGGGCAGGAGGATGTGGGCCTGTGGCGCGTCAACCTGACCACCGGGAAGGCTGACGACCAGCCCTTCTATGAAACGCGCGGATCGGTCAAAAGTCCCTTCAACAGCCAAGACAGCAAGGTCGCCCGCGATGTCGAAGGCTTGGCGCTATATCGCGGCGCCGATGGCACCGGCTACCTGATCGCGTCCAGCCAGGGCGACGCCCATGGCGATGAAAAGGCCCCCGACGCCGCTGGCCTGGATGACAGTTTCGCCATCTTCGAACGCGGCGGCCACAACCGCTATCTGGGCAGCTTCAAACTGACCGCCAATGGTGCCATCGATGCTGGCCAGGAATGCGACGGGGCCGAACTGATCTCCATCCCGCTGCCAGGATATCCGGCGGGTCTGCTGGTCGTGCAGGATGGGTACAATGACGACCTGAACGGCCTGAATGGCGAACCGGAGGCGACCAATTTCAAGTACATCTCCTGGGCCGAATTGGTGGCGGCGATGCCGCAGCTGACGGTGAAGGCCGGCGGGTGGTCGCCGCGTTAA
- a CDS encoding serine hydrolase domain-containing protein, giving the protein MFRPLPFLLLSLLLAGSVQAEVTPSQQQMRRVLYGEGLNSLTFRHMDEMFETAPVPAGRKVWKLPEDIRPLSLTYSFEGQQYDTAAFLERTRTNAMLVICDGRIVHEIYRNHSGPESRFISFSMAKSITSILVGIAIRDGAIGSVDDLLTRYVPELAGSGYEGVTLRQALLMRSGAAFAETYGTGTKSQMAELYENSFVTERERFTDLATRIGSDHAPGSHFNYSTLETGVVGWALERATGKPLAAYMAEKLWQPAGMERAGTWLLDGPPGTGRAWAGAGFNATLRDYGRLGLMMLEGGRANGRQVVPADWVRQSTVPDGTEPAAPGRDQGYQYFWWTLPDSDAFMAKGVHGQYIFIDPASRTVIVKLSYWPTAWVKALEAETLAYFRAVVEPR; this is encoded by the coding sequence ATGTTCCGCCCCCTGCCCTTCCTGCTGCTGTCGCTGCTGCTGGCCGGTTCCGTTCAGGCGGAGGTGACGCCGTCGCAGCAGCAGATGCGGCGGGTACTCTATGGGGAGGGACTGAACAGCCTGACCTTCCGCCATATGGACGAGATGTTTGAGACGGCCCCCGTGCCGGCGGGGCGGAAGGTCTGGAAACTGCCGGAGGATATCCGGCCCCTGAGCCTCACCTACAGTTTCGAGGGGCAGCAATATGACACCGCCGCCTTTCTGGAACGCACGCGGACCAACGCCATGCTGGTCATCTGCGACGGGCGGATTGTGCATGAGATCTACCGCAATCACAGCGGGCCGGAGAGCCGGTTCATCTCCTTCTCCATGGCGAAATCCATTACCTCCATCCTGGTCGGTATCGCCATCCGGGATGGGGCTATCGGCAGTGTCGATGATCTCCTGACCCGTTATGTCCCAGAACTGGCGGGCAGCGGGTATGAGGGGGTGACATTGCGTCAGGCGCTGCTGATGCGGTCGGGGGCGGCCTTTGCCGAAACCTATGGCACCGGCACAAAAAGCCAGATGGCGGAGCTGTATGAGAACAGCTTCGTGACTGAGCGTGAGCGGTTTACCGACCTTGCCACCCGTATCGGCAGCGACCATGCGCCCGGCAGCCATTTCAACTATTCAACGCTGGAAACCGGCGTGGTCGGCTGGGCCCTGGAACGCGCCACGGGCAAGCCGCTGGCAGCGTATATGGCAGAAAAGCTGTGGCAGCCGGCGGGGATGGAACGGGCGGGGACCTGGCTGCTGGACGGGCCGCCGGGAACGGGCCGTGCCTGGGCCGGCGCGGGCTTCAACGCCACCCTTCGCGACTATGGCCGCCTGGGCCTGATGATGCTGGAGGGCGGGCGGGCCAATGGCCGGCAGGTAGTGCCCGCCGACTGGGTCCGGCAATCCACCGTGCCCGACGGGACCGAACCGGCGGCACCCGGTCGGGATCAGGGCTACCAGTATTTCTGGTGGACCCTGCCCGACAGCGACGCCTTCATGGCCAAGGGCGTGCATGGCCAGTACATCTTCATCGACCCCGCCAGCCGCACCGTGATTGTAAAACTGAGCTACTGGCCCACCGCCTGGGTCAAGGCGCTGGAGGCGGAAACGTTGGCGTATTTCAGAGCGGTGGTGGAGCCGCGTTAA
- a CDS encoding NAD(P)/FAD-dependent oxidoreductase: MGQTDYDIVIAGAGQAAAQCAQSLRQGGFPGSIAIIGDEDAAPYERPPLSKEYLAGKRDAARLALRKPEYWQEKQVSLLTGRRVTAVDRAERTLTLTDGARVGYGKLIWATGGRPRRLSCPGAGLAGVHAIRTIADIDALKADLVPGARVVIVGGGYIGLETAAVLRAMGHEVTVLEAQERLLARVTSPPVSAFYAELHRRHGVDVRLSAQVSALRGEGRVNGVELSDGSLIQADIVIVGIGIIPNVEPLALAGLPCPNGVVVDALCRTQDPHILAIGDCALHPNAFAGRAIRLESVQNAVDQGKVAADTILGLEKPYAALPWFWSDQYDVKMQAAGLAMDYEQVLVRGDTTAPGFSVLYLRDGRLIAIDCLNNARDFIQAKALITGGKLIDAARAADPSVELKAVIDGEQAA; the protein is encoded by the coding sequence ATGGGCCAGACCGACTACGATATCGTCATTGCCGGGGCGGGACAGGCGGCGGCGCAATGCGCGCAATCCCTGCGCCAGGGTGGCTTTCCCGGGTCCATTGCGATAATCGGGGATGAAGACGCAGCCCCCTATGAACGCCCGCCCCTGTCCAAGGAATATCTGGCCGGCAAGCGCGACGCGGCACGTCTGGCCCTGCGCAAGCCGGAATATTGGCAAGAAAAACAGGTCAGTCTGCTGACGGGCCGGCGTGTGACGGCGGTGGACAGGGCCGAACGAACCCTGACCCTGACGGATGGCGCACGGGTCGGATATGGCAAACTGATCTGGGCCACGGGCGGGCGGCCCCGGCGTCTGTCCTGTCCAGGGGCCGGTCTGGCCGGCGTGCATGCCATCCGCACCATCGCCGATATCGACGCGCTGAAGGCCGATCTTGTGCCGGGTGCGCGCGTGGTGATCGTGGGCGGCGGCTACATCGGGCTGGAGACCGCGGCGGTGCTGCGCGCCATGGGGCATGAGGTGACGGTACTGGAGGCCCAGGAACGGCTGCTGGCCCGCGTCACCTCCCCGCCTGTCTCTGCCTTCTACGCCGAATTGCATCGCCGTCACGGCGTGGATGTCCGCCTGTCGGCCCAGGTGTCGGCCTTGCGCGGTGAGGGGCGGGTGAACGGTGTGGAACTGTCGGATGGCAGCCTGATCCAGGCCGATATCGTGATTGTCGGCATTGGCATCATCCCCAATGTCGAACCGCTGGCCCTGGCTGGCCTCCCCTGCCCCAACGGGGTGGTGGTGGATGCACTGTGCCGGACGCAGGACCCGCACATCCTTGCAATCGGCGATTGCGCCCTGCATCCCAATGCCTTCGCGGGCCGGGCCATCCGCCTGGAATCGGTGCAGAATGCCGTTGATCAGGGCAAGGTAGCGGCGGATACGATCCTGGGTCTGGAAAAGCCCTATGCCGCCCTGCCCTGGTTCTGGTCAGACCAGTATGATGTGAAGATGCAGGCCGCGGGTCTGGCCATGGATTATGAGCAGGTGCTGGTACGCGGCGATACCACCGCCCCCGGCTTCTCCGTCCTGTATCTGCGCGACGGGCGGCTGATCGCCATCGACTGCCTGAACAATGCCCGCGACTTCATCCAGGCCAAGGCCCTGATCACCGGTGGGAAGCTGATCGATGCCGCCCGCGCCGCCGACCCGTCGGTGGAGTTGAAGGCTGTGATTGACGGTGAACAGGCGGCTTAG
- a CDS encoding GntR family transcriptional regulator, which translates to MNKPTHVTHAEHVRVSLEQDIFMGRLRPGSRLDEEVIANRFGVSRTPVREAVLQLVESGLVEKRPRQGAVVASMDIRRMIHMFEVMSELEGLCAKLSARRMSPEEKAKLAEVHKQSEDHYNAGRQDEYYAASRKFHQLLVWGSHNDVLVEMTDKLALQLVPYRRYQLNYPGRAEENLRDHAAIMEAVQQGDPEIAYRRLRQHTTIQGDIFAEYISLTGQRAAE; encoded by the coding sequence ATGAACAAGCCTACACACGTCACGCATGCAGAACATGTGCGTGTGTCCCTGGAACAGGACATTTTCATGGGCCGCCTGCGTCCCGGTTCACGCCTGGACGAGGAAGTGATTGCCAACCGCTTCGGCGTTTCCCGCACGCCGGTGCGCGAGGCGGTGCTGCAATTGGTGGAATCCGGGCTGGTAGAAAAGCGTCCACGCCAGGGGGCCGTCGTGGCCAGCATGGATATCCGCCGCATGATCCATATGTTTGAGGTCATGTCGGAGTTGGAGGGCCTGTGCGCCAAGCTGTCGGCACGCCGCATGTCGCCGGAGGAAAAGGCCAAGCTGGCCGAGGTGCATAAGCAGTCCGAAGACCATTATAATGCCGGTCGCCAGGACGAATATTACGCGGCCAGCCGCAAGTTCCATCAGCTGCTGGTCTGGGGCAGCCATAATGACGTGCTGGTGGAAATGACCGACAAGCTGGCCCTGCAGCTTGTTCCCTATCGCCGTTATCAGCTGAACTATCCGGGCCGGGCAGAGGAAAACCTGCGCGACCATGCCGCCATCATGGAGGCGGTGCAGCAGGGCGACCCTGAAATCGCCTATCGCCGGCTGCGTCAGCATACGACGATCCAGGGCGATATCTTCGCCGAATATATCTCCCTGACTGGGCAGCGCGCGGCGGAATAA
- a CDS encoding TonB-dependent receptor, producing the protein MSRRYRVAGLGLCASAFAMLATMPAAIAQQAPASSTEVAQAAPAQAIGLDEIVVTANRRQSNLQETPVAVSAFTPAMFDAAPPKDLGDIAAYVPNFSAARVTGFNAASFAMRGVGQVDIIVYSEAPVGVMLDDFVMPSVQSQLLDTFDVERVEVLRGPQGTLFGKNTTGGVVTVYTKKPSLTDQAGEVQFTAGSFGTRAAKASVNLPLVEDKLGVRLVAAYNKSDGYYKNGACYGPVPGSNARGCGDGSKLGGEDIFNGRAKVLWKPVENVEALFQVERVRDNSDSVPVVNTTPSDNRWAFYNLGFSQDAGDPLDHAGITNRDDSLLNMSDGHQVDVDGYYSTLNWDADKVTLTSVTGWRKQYSQLPSTYTGEVGPISLFDANRTDLRKTFQQEFRMASNWDGPVQMVAGGFYQKNDVNFCVAQILGFLDLFGVTLPFGTFNNNPQVLCNQERQKAYAAYGDVTWEVNDKLTLIGGARWTKEKKAWAGRNQVFVQALSGTFDPNFTWNKLGKLLNAGDFNKYPTGVVRDSESWSEPTWRASASYKVTDDLMAYATYSRGFRSGAYNDQTGTTGVAIPAQAARPTNPELADSYEAGIKTDFLDNRARLNATAFYVNYKDMQRGLVATLTNSFGEQVQETRFFNAGEATVKGLELEGSILPTDGLEIRGVLGYLDAKYDRFEADTNFDGKIDIDFSNRPLNRAPKWQWSLDATYTMDLADKGEILFNGAIQFEDENGYVYSDVSPEFDSKLVKKTLLNAAITWHDADGRYTVQAVGRNLTDKRYNTATNVVGSLWTFSTYGPPRYYGLTVGAKF; encoded by the coding sequence ATGTCACGGAGATACCGTGTGGCAGGGCTGGGCCTGTGCGCCAGCGCGTTCGCCATGCTTGCAACCATGCCCGCCGCCATCGCGCAGCAGGCCCCCGCCTCCAGCACGGAAGTGGCACAGGCCGCGCCGGCACAGGCCATCGGTCTGGATGAGATCGTGGTGACGGCCAACCGCCGGCAGAGCAATTTGCAGGAAACGCCGGTGGCCGTGTCGGCCTTCACGCCCGCCATGTTCGATGCGGCCCCGCCCAAGGATTTAGGTGATATCGCGGCCTACGTGCCCAATTTCTCCGCCGCGCGCGTCACCGGCTTCAACGCTGCCTCCTTCGCCATGCGCGGCGTCGGGCAGGTGGACATCATCGTCTATTCAGAGGCGCCCGTGGGCGTGATGCTGGACGATTTCGTGATGCCCAGCGTGCAGAGCCAGCTTCTGGACACGTTCGACGTGGAGCGGGTGGAAGTACTGCGCGGGCCCCAGGGAACGCTGTTCGGCAAGAACACGACCGGCGGTGTCGTCACCGTATACACGAAGAAGCCATCCCTGACCGATCAGGCGGGCGAGGTGCAGTTCACTGCCGGCAGTTTCGGCACCCGCGCGGCCAAGGCATCGGTGAACTTGCCGCTGGTGGAGGACAAGCTGGGCGTGCGTCTGGTCGCCGCCTATAACAAGTCCGACGGCTATTACAAGAACGGTGCCTGCTATGGCCCGGTTCCCGGCAGCAATGCGCGCGGCTGCGGCGATGGCTCCAAGCTGGGTGGCGAGGATATCTTCAATGGCCGCGCCAAGGTTCTGTGGAAGCCGGTGGAGAATGTCGAGGCTTTGTTCCAGGTGGAACGCGTGCGCGACAATTCCGACAGCGTGCCCGTCGTCAACACCACGCCGTCCGACAACCGTTGGGCCTTCTATAATCTGGGCTTCAGCCAGGATGCCGGCGACCCGCTGGACCATGCCGGCATCACCAACCGCGACGACAGCCTGCTGAACATGTCGGATGGACATCAGGTCGATGTCGACGGCTATTACAGCACCCTCAACTGGGACGCCGACAAGGTTACGCTGACCTCCGTCACCGGCTGGCGCAAGCAATATTCGCAGCTGCCCAGCACCTATACGGGTGAGGTCGGCCCCATTTCCCTTTTCGATGCCAACCGCACCGACCTGCGTAAGACCTTCCAGCAGGAATTCCGCATGGCGTCCAACTGGGACGGACCGGTGCAGATGGTGGCCGGCGGCTTTTATCAGAAGAACGACGTGAATTTCTGCGTGGCGCAGATCCTGGGCTTCCTTGACCTGTTCGGCGTGACCCTGCCGTTCGGCACCTTCAACAACAACCCGCAGGTCCTGTGCAATCAGGAACGTCAGAAGGCCTATGCCGCCTATGGAGACGTCACCTGGGAGGTTAATGACAAGCTGACCCTGATCGGTGGTGCCCGCTGGACCAAGGAGAAGAAGGCCTGGGCCGGGCGCAATCAGGTGTTCGTGCAGGCCCTGTCCGGCACCTTTGATCCGAATTTCACCTGGAATAAGCTGGGTAAGCTTCTGAATGCCGGTGATTTCAACAAGTACCCGACCGGGGTGGTGCGCGACAGCGAAAGCTGGTCTGAACCAACTTGGCGGGCCAGCGCGTCCTATAAGGTCACCGACGATCTGATGGCCTATGCCACCTATTCGCGGGGCTTCCGGTCCGGTGCCTATAATGACCAGACAGGGACCACGGGTGTGGCCATTCCAGCACAGGCCGCCCGGCCCACGAACCCGGAACTGGCTGACAGCTATGAAGCTGGCATCAAGACCGACTTCCTTGACAACCGCGCCCGGCTGAACGCGACCGCTTTCTATGTGAACTACAAGGACATGCAGCGCGGTCTGGTCGCCACGCTGACCAACTCCTTCGGGGAACAGGTGCAGGAAACCCGCTTCTTCAATGCGGGTGAGGCCACCGTGAAAGGGCTGGAGCTGGAAGGCAGCATCCTGCCGACCGACGGCTTGGAAATCCGCGGCGTTCTGGGCTATCTGGACGCTAAGTATGACCGGTTCGAAGCCGATACGAACTTCGACGGCAAGATCGATATCGACTTCTCCAACCGCCCCCTGAACCGCGCCCCCAAATGGCAATGGTCGCTGGACGCCACCTACACGATGGATCTGGCCGACAAGGGCGAGATCCTGTTCAACGGCGCTATCCAGTTTGAGGATGAAAACGGCTATGTCTATTCCGATGTCAGCCCGGAGTTCGACAGCAAGCTGGTCAAGAAGACCCTGCTGAACGCCGCCATCACCTGGCACGATGCCGACGGCCGCTACACGGTCCAGGCCGTGGGCCGCAACCTGACCGACAAGCGCTACAACACCGCCACCAACGTGGTCGGCTCACTCTGGACCTTCTCCACCTACGGCCCGCCCCGCTATTACGGCCTGACCGTGGGGGCGAAGTTCTAA
- a CDS encoding type II toxin-antitoxin system YafQ family toxin, with translation MEIRFHRKFIKQLDLLQPNQQTAVEKAIKAFCDNPHAPELYNHPLKGALAGHRSISAGFDLRLVFIETGGYVTVMFIRVGTHSQLYGS, from the coding sequence ATGGAAATCCGCTTCCACCGGAAATTCATCAAACAGCTTGACCTGTTGCAGCCAAATCAGCAGACGGCGGTGGAGAAGGCGATCAAGGCCTTCTGCGACAATCCCCATGCTCCGGAACTGTATAATCATCCCCTGAAAGGCGCGCTTGCGGGACATCGATCCATCAGCGCGGGTTTTGACCTGCGCCTCGTGTTCATCGAGACCGGGGGCTATGTCACCGTGATGTTTATTCGAGTGGGTACGCACAGTCAGCTTTACGGCTCTTGA
- a CDS encoding SDR family oxidoreductase, whose amino-acid sequence MTETRQWGFSEEELASLPTVYRPDLLQDQVVVLSGGGSGMGKAMAYLFTRLGAKVMICGRREEKLAETRDGIRRLLGRDIAIMPMTIRDPDQVDALMDRTIAEFGRIDHVVNNGGGQFPQAAIDFSKKGWNAVIDTNLNGTWHMMQAAAKRWRDRGEAGSIVNIVAYVERGMPQAAHTCAARAGVIYLSKTVATEWAPLNIRVNCVAPGTVATEGFNVYPPEATARFADTNPMRRMGNAWDVAEGVIYLVAPSGKFITGEMLTIDGGMQMWGTVWPGGVPEHFNVV is encoded by the coding sequence ATGACCGAAACCAGACAATGGGGCTTCAGCGAGGAAGAGCTGGCCAGCCTGCCCACCGTCTATCGCCCGGACCTGCTGCAGGATCAGGTAGTGGTGCTGTCGGGTGGGGGCAGCGGCATGGGCAAGGCCATGGCCTATCTGTTCACGCGGCTGGGTGCCAAGGTGATGATCTGTGGCCGACGGGAGGAAAAGCTGGCCGAGACGCGGGACGGCATCCGCCGCCTGCTGGGCCGCGACATCGCCATCATGCCCATGACCATCCGCGACCCCGATCAGGTGGACGCGCTGATGGACCGCACCATCGCGGAATTCGGGCGCATCGACCATGTAGTGAATAATGGCGGCGGGCAGTTCCCGCAGGCGGCCATCGACTTTTCCAAGAAGGGCTGGAACGCCGTCATCGACACCAACCTGAACGGCACCTGGCACATGATGCAGGCCGCCGCCAAGCGCTGGCGCGACAGGGGCGAGGCGGGGTCCATCGTCAATATCGTGGCCTATGTCGAACGCGGCATGCCCCAGGCGGCCCATACCTGTGCGGCGCGGGCCGGCGTGATCTATCTGTCCAAGACGGTGGCCACCGAATGGGCGCCGCTGAATATCCGCGTGAACTGCGTGGCGCCCGGCACGGTGGCGACAGAAGGTTTCAACGTCTATCCGCCAGAGGCCACCGCGCGCTTTGCCGATACCAACCCGATGCGCCGCATGGGCAATGCCTGGGACGTGGCCGAGGGTGTGATCTATCTGGTCGCCCCGTCGGGCAAGTTCATCACCGGTGAAATGCTGACCATCGATGGCGGCATGCAGATGTGGGGCACCGTCTGGCCCGGCGGCGTGCCGGAGCATTTCAATGTGGTGTGA
- a CDS encoding acetyl-CoA acetyltransferase, translating to MAKGIRDKVAIIGMGCSRFGERWDAGPDDLMLEAFQECLHDAGIQKSDIQAGWMGVFFDEQSVGKSALPLSMALRLPNIPVTRVENLCATGTEALRGAVYAVAAGACDIAIAMGVEKLKDTGFGGLPERTKGTFEDLWLPQNTAPGGFAQLGAAYAARTRTDMADLKRAMAHISVKSHANGALNPKAHLRNPITEQQVLDARMVAYPLGLFDCAGVSDGAACAIVTTPEIARSLGKHNPVTVKALQLAPSNGVELAHGSWDGSYTLTTRIAAKRAYEEAGIRDPRAELSLIEVHDCFSVTELVVMEDLRLSPEGGAVRDVMDGFFDRDGKIPCQIDGGLKCFGHPIGATGLRMVYEIYLQLQGRAGERQLPDPRFGLTHNLGGLPNRNITSVAIIGRLGD from the coding sequence ATGGCCAAGGGTATCCGCGACAAGGTGGCGATCATCGGCATGGGCTGTTCGCGGTTTGGCGAACGCTGGGATGCCGGGCCTGACGATCTGATGCTGGAGGCGTTTCAGGAATGCTTGCACGATGCCGGCATCCAGAAATCCGACATCCAGGCGGGCTGGATGGGTGTGTTCTTTGACGAACAGAGCGTGGGGAAATCGGCCCTGCCCTTGTCCATGGCGCTGCGCCTACCCAACATCCCCGTCACGCGGGTGGAGAATTTGTGCGCCACGGGGACAGAGGCGCTGCGCGGGGCTGTCTATGCGGTCGCGGCTGGGGCGTGCGACATCGCCATCGCCATGGGCGTGGAAAAGCTGAAAGATACCGGCTTCGGCGGCCTGCCGGAACGGACCAAGGGTACATTTGAGGATCTCTGGCTGCCGCAGAATACGGCACCCGGCGGCTTTGCGCAGTTGGGGGCCGCCTATGCCGCGCGCACGCGGACGGACATGGCCGATCTTAAACGCGCCATGGCCCATATCTCGGTAAAAAGCCATGCCAATGGTGCCTTGAACCCCAAGGCGCATCTGCGCAATCCGATCACCGAGCAACAGGTGCTGGATGCGCGCATGGTGGCCTATCCGCTGGGCCTGTTCGATTGCGCCGGCGTGTCGGACGGGGCGGCCTGCGCCATCGTCACCACGCCGGAGATTGCCCGGTCCCTGGGCAAGCATAATCCGGTGACGGTGAAGGCGCTGCAGCTGGCCCCCAGCAACGGGGTAGAGCTGGCGCATGGCTCCTGGGACGGTTCCTATACCCTGACCACCCGCATCGCGGCCAAGCGCGCCTATGAGGAGGCGGGGATCAGGGACCCGCGCGCCGAACTGTCGCTGATCGAGGTGCATGATTGTTTCTCCGTCACCGAACTGGTGGTGATGGAGGATCTGCGCCTGTCGCCGGAGGGTGGGGCCGTACGCGACGTGATGGACGGGTTCTTCGACCGCGACGGCAAAATCCCCTGCCAGATCGACGGCGGTCTGAAATGTTTCGGCCACCCCATCGGGGCCACGGGCCTGCGCATGGTCTATGAGATTTATTTGCAGCTTCAGGGCCGCGCGGGCGAACGGCAATTGCCGGACCCGCGTTTCGGCCTGACCCACAATCTGGGCGGCCTGCCCAACCGCAACATCACATCGGTCGCCATCATCGGGCGGCTGGGGGACTGA